A single genomic interval of Halomonas sp. GT harbors:
- a CDS encoding metallophosphoesterase yields MRLRILSDLHLEFFDGDRELPEVEADLIILAGDIHQKTDGLAWARQRFPEMPILYVPGNHEFYGTCMPLLREELAMEAKRYNIELLDNRAVTIGGVRFYGTTLWTDFSLYADDPTHNPEETDAKALRYMPDFRIVTTAPGHVFTPQASQELHVEALSWLSNELAQPFNGPRVVISHHAPLHSCIPEQYLGDALSPAFASHLPQLMGKMDLWVHGHVHEPVDTLCNGTRVIANPGGYPYEFTPALFEPSLVVEVD; encoded by the coding sequence ATGCGCTTACGAATTTTATCCGACCTTCATTTGGAGTTTTTTGATGGAGACCGCGAATTGCCAGAGGTAGAAGCCGATCTCATCATTTTGGCAGGCGATATTCATCAAAAAACGGACGGGCTTGCCTGGGCCAGGCAGCGGTTTCCAGAGATGCCTATTTTATATGTGCCGGGAAACCATGAATTTTACGGTACCTGTATGCCATTACTTCGTGAAGAGCTCGCCATGGAAGCCAAGCGCTACAATATTGAGTTGCTGGATAATCGAGCGGTGACTATCGGGGGAGTGCGTTTTTATGGCACCACGTTATGGACTGATTTCTCGCTCTATGCCGATGACCCAACGCACAACCCAGAAGAGACCGATGCTAAAGCATTGCGCTATATGCCTGATTTTCGCATCGTGACAACCGCTCCTGGCCATGTTTTTACGCCTCAAGCAAGCCAAGAATTACACGTTGAAGCACTTTCTTGGCTCAGCAATGAGCTTGCGCAACCCTTTAATGGGCCACGCGTTGTTATTAGCCATCACGCGCCTTTACACAGCTGCATTCCTGAGCAGTATCTCGGTGATGCGTTGTCCCCAGCCTTTGCCTCCCACCTGCCTCAATTGATGGGCAAGATGGACCTATGGGTGCATGGTCATGTTCATGAGCCCGTTGATACTTTATGTAATGGCACGCGCGTCATCGCTAATCCAGGCGGTTATCCCTATGAGTTCACTCCAGCCCTGTTTGAGCCGAGCTTGGTGGTTGAAGTTGATTGA
- a CDS encoding dipeptidase yields MSKQVLTVDGLQYSNWSREIFEQMREGGVDAVHATLVYHETLRETLTRIGEWNRRFEAHGDLIMPVHAPSDILRAQQAGKVGIFFGAQNCSPIEDDIDMVAVLRQLGLLIMQLTYNNQSLLACGCYESEDSGITRFGRQVIREMNRVGMVIDMSHSSERSTLEAIEISERPVIISHANPSFFHAAKRNKSDKVLHAIAESDGLLGFSAYPFHLKNGPDCTLEDYCDMIARTVDMMGIEHVGLGTDLCQNQPTTVLEWMRNGRWSKEMDYGEGSANNAGWPQPLAWLRDSRDFPNLIIGLRTKGFGDEEIARIMGRNWVELLERTIMLTT; encoded by the coding sequence ATGTCTAAACAGGTGCTGACCGTTGATGGACTGCAGTATTCCAACTGGTCTCGAGAGATTTTTGAGCAGATGCGCGAGGGTGGTGTGGATGCCGTCCATGCCACTCTGGTGTATCACGAAACCTTGCGCGAAACCCTAACCCGCATCGGCGAATGGAACCGCCGTTTTGAAGCCCATGGCGATTTGATTATGCCGGTGCATGCCCCGAGCGATATTTTGCGCGCTCAGCAGGCAGGCAAAGTGGGCATATTCTTTGGCGCTCAAAACTGCTCGCCGATCGAAGATGATATCGACATGGTGGCGGTGCTGCGCCAGTTGGGCCTTTTGATTATGCAGCTCACCTATAACAACCAAAGCTTGCTGGCGTGTGGTTGTTATGAAAGTGAAGACAGCGGTATTACCCGCTTTGGCCGCCAGGTGATTCGCGAGATGAACCGGGTCGGTATGGTGATTGATATGTCTCATAGCAGCGAACGCTCGACGCTTGAGGCTATCGAGATTTCCGAGCGCCCGGTAATTATCTCTCACGCAAACCCGAGCTTTTTCCACGCCGCCAAGCGTAATAAGTCTGACAAAGTGCTTCATGCAATTGCTGAAAGCGATGGTCTGCTGGGCTTTTCGGCTTATCCGTTCCACCTGAAGAACGGCCCGGACTGCACTCTGGAAGATTACTGCGACATGATTGCCCGCACCGTAGACATGATGGGGATTGAACACGTCGGCCTGGGAACAGACTTGTGCCAAAACCAGCCGACCACGGTGCTGGAATGGATGCGTAACGGTCGCTGGTCGAAAGAGATGGATTACGGTGAAGGCAGTGCCAACAACGCAGGCTGGCCCCAGCCGCTAGCTTGGTTACGCGATAGCCGCGATTTCCCCAACCTGATTATTGGGCTGCGTACCAAAGGATTTGGCGACGAGGAGATTGCTCGCATTATGGGGCGCAACTGGGTCGAACTGTTAGAGCGAACGATCATGTTAACGACCTAA
- a CDS encoding aminotransferase-like domain-containing protein, whose protein sequence is MKLKVDRHANTPIAQQLEEAISTWIKQNKPGNGSRLPSIRYLAATHHVSRNAAIEAYERLISAGLVRSKPGAGFFVADSPPSEHQTVSSPLQEVTNGLWGLFSADETALPLGCGWLPSHWRESDDLTYAIRHVARMNRADIFEYSTPQGPTALRHLIQERLRLLAITANHQQIITTSGSSHSLDLLVRLLLEPGDVVFVESPGYYNLFGLLHLQRVRVIGVPRLADGPDLERLEELLAEHRPTLFYTNSVFQNPTGGTLTPTVAHRLLQLAEQYDFKLIEDDIYADFQHAPSTRLAALDGLNRVIYLGSFSKSLSSSLRVGYIAAPSSMVQRIVDIKMLTSISSSRFAEQVITTMLQNGSYRKLTERLSARLSNHMSLALAMLKRANWEVYTEPTGGMFVWAKPPTAITSERLSELADDWKVTLSPGHLFFADHQPTPWRRLNVAYIEDPRAKGFIDSMTYQSTSTTKLGSNRAGVNS, encoded by the coding sequence ATGAAGTTAAAAGTTGATCGGCATGCCAATACGCCTATTGCACAGCAACTTGAAGAGGCGATCAGCACTTGGATTAAACAAAACAAACCTGGCAATGGCAGCCGCCTACCCTCCATTCGCTATTTAGCTGCGACACACCACGTTAGCCGCAATGCGGCCATTGAGGCTTACGAGCGTTTAATCTCGGCAGGGTTGGTCCGCTCAAAACCGGGGGCAGGATTTTTTGTTGCCGATAGTCCACCAAGTGAGCACCAAACAGTTTCCAGCCCACTGCAGGAAGTGACCAACGGGCTTTGGGGGCTTTTTAGTGCTGATGAGACGGCCCTGCCCCTTGGATGTGGTTGGTTACCCAGTCATTGGCGGGAGAGCGATGATTTAACTTATGCGATCCGTCACGTTGCGCGTATGAATCGCGCGGACATTTTTGAATACAGCACCCCCCAAGGCCCCACGGCGTTACGGCACTTAATACAAGAGCGACTTCGGCTTTTAGCGATCACGGCCAATCATCAGCAAATAATCACCACCAGCGGCAGCAGTCATTCGCTAGATTTATTGGTACGCCTGCTTCTCGAACCCGGAGACGTTGTCTTCGTGGAATCACCAGGCTATTACAACTTATTTGGCCTGCTACATCTGCAACGTGTCCGTGTTATCGGCGTGCCTCGCTTAGCCGACGGCCCTGATCTTGAACGCTTAGAAGAATTACTTGCAGAGCATCGGCCGACACTTTTTTATACCAACAGCGTTTTTCAAAACCCCACAGGGGGAACGCTAACGCCCACCGTTGCGCATCGCTTATTACAATTAGCCGAGCAGTACGATTTCAAACTGATAGAAGATGATATTTATGCAGACTTTCAACATGCGCCAAGCACTCGCTTAGCTGCGTTAGATGGCCTCAACCGAGTTATTTATCTGGGCAGTTTTTCAAAAAGCCTCTCCTCTTCACTGCGCGTTGGTTATATCGCAGCGCCTTCTTCAATGGTGCAACGCATTGTCGATATCAAAATGCTAACCAGCATTTCTTCTTCACGCTTTGCAGAGCAAGTTATTACCACCATGCTTCAAAACGGTAGCTACCGAAAACTGACTGAACGGTTAAGTGCTAGGCTTTCCAACCACATGTCTCTGGCGCTTGCGATGCTCAAACGTGCCAATTGGGAAGTTTATACCGAGCCTACCGGCGGGATGTTTGTGTGGGCAAAGCCACCGACAGCGATAACATCTGAACGATTGAGTGAACTGGCTGATGACTGGAAAGTTACCCTGTCGCCAGGGCATTTATTCTTTGCCGATCATCAACCAACGCCCTGGCGGAGACTCAACGTTGCTTATATTGAAGACCCAAGGGCGAAAGGGTTTATTGATTCAATGACCTATCAATCAACTTCAACCACCAAGCTCGGCTCAAACAGGGCTGGAGTGAACTCATAG
- a CDS encoding LysR family transcriptional regulator, with protein sequence MLPELKLAPLRYVLAILDSGGFHAAANQLHRSQPAISMAVRDLEERLGQPIFEKGGGKALLTPFGRWCEPRFRELVAHHDRVCRDALAIARQQRGRVDIAAVPSVASRLMPALLAGFLEAYPGIDISLQDGHSERVNEMVLKGEVELGITSLWLPDDTLRFDALLHDDIGVVCRDDHPLAQKDALHWRALKPYTLIRNGTSRLLEGSPAAELLAHSTLYISNMISLTAMLEAGIGVTTLPRLAFQEEHQRLRFIPLATPHLERRIGVLRRARQSLSPAADAMYGYLIAQLEGSHR encoded by the coding sequence ATGCTCCCCGAATTGAAACTGGCACCTTTACGCTATGTACTGGCGATTCTTGATTCGGGTGGCTTTCACGCCGCAGCTAATCAGTTGCATCGCAGTCAGCCAGCCATTTCTATGGCCGTGCGTGACCTTGAAGAGCGCCTTGGCCAGCCGATCTTTGAAAAAGGCGGCGGCAAAGCCCTGTTAACGCCCTTTGGCCGTTGGTGCGAACCACGTTTTCGCGAATTGGTAGCGCATCACGACCGAGTATGTCGCGATGCGCTGGCCATTGCTCGCCAGCAGCGTGGCCGCGTTGATATTGCCGCTGTACCCTCGGTCGCCAGCCGTCTTATGCCCGCTCTATTAGCCGGATTTCTGGAGGCTTACCCCGGTATTGATATCAGCCTACAGGACGGCCACTCCGAGCGAGTCAATGAGATGGTTCTGAAAGGCGAGGTAGAGCTCGGCATCACTAGCTTATGGCTACCCGATGACACCCTCCGCTTTGATGCGCTACTCCACGATGATATTGGCGTGGTGTGTCGTGACGACCACCCACTGGCTCAGAAAGATGCACTGCATTGGCGCGCTTTAAAGCCGTATACACTCATTCGTAACGGCACCTCGCGCCTGCTTGAAGGGTCACCAGCAGCAGAGCTTTTAGCCCATAGCACGCTGTATATTTCCAACATGATTTCGCTGACTGCCATGCTGGAAGCGGGTATAGGTGTAACCACCCTGCCCCGGTTAGCGTTTCAGGAAGAACATCAGCGGCTGCGCTTTATTCCACTCGCCACCCCACACTTGGAGCGCCGAATTGGTGTATTAAGGCGAGCACGTCAAAGCCTTTCACCCGCCGCAGATGCAATGTATGGCTATTTAATAGCGCAGCTGGAAGGAAGTCATCGCTAA
- a CDS encoding MFS transporter: MNQYSAARLAFGLCMITTAVNLQAPLYSALAAQGGVGVGATTIAFACYVAGVMPVLLGLNGLAERVGYKAIIVTALLLNMLATSLMLIAPGIVMLGVARFLLGVGTALASAVAPAYMQQLWQGDDKQASTSYVTISSALGFGLGAAVTSVFIVTTPSLTPPSLWLYLCISAFALIGVLTLRKSMPSGPKGSMLRLPSYPKGAIRFGFAILIAWATVGLVIAILPSALEQHGLSVWSGFAVFGICSCGVLFQPWARKLSSYRSTLLGLAILPPAYGLIAWGAIAGHLPILLLGTIMASSACYGFIYLGGLSGVLAVAGPSSTQASAGYFLMAYIGFSIPVVTTGVLIDALGHNAALTLFGVALLGGVVTTLWLVIQNQREYRPVLMD; this comes from the coding sequence ATGAACCAGTACAGCGCAGCCCGCCTTGCTTTCGGGCTATGTATGATTACCACAGCCGTTAATTTGCAAGCACCGCTATATAGTGCGTTAGCAGCGCAAGGCGGGGTTGGTGTTGGTGCCACGACAATTGCTTTTGCCTGTTACGTAGCAGGGGTGATGCCCGTATTGCTGGGGCTTAATGGCTTGGCCGAGCGGGTAGGTTACAAAGCAATCATTGTCACTGCGTTACTGCTTAATATGCTGGCCACTTCCCTGATGCTAATAGCGCCTGGCATCGTAATGCTCGGCGTGGCGCGTTTTCTACTTGGGGTGGGGACCGCGCTGGCATCCGCGGTGGCGCCAGCCTATATGCAACAATTATGGCAAGGCGATGATAAACAAGCTTCTACCAGTTACGTCACGATTAGCAGCGCGCTTGGGTTCGGTTTAGGGGCTGCGGTGACTAGCGTTTTTATCGTTACTACGCCTAGCTTAACGCCCCCCAGTTTGTGGTTATATCTATGTATTAGCGCTTTCGCATTAATAGGCGTGTTGACGCTGCGAAAAAGCATGCCTAGTGGGCCGAAAGGCAGCATGTTACGTTTGCCCAGTTACCCAAAAGGGGCTATTCGATTTGGCTTTGCGATTTTAATTGCCTGGGCCACGGTGGGGTTGGTAATTGCCATATTGCCTTCCGCATTAGAGCAGCATGGTTTAAGCGTTTGGAGTGGTTTCGCTGTTTTCGGTATTTGCAGCTGTGGCGTGTTATTTCAACCCTGGGCCAGAAAGTTGTCGTCATATCGGTCTACGTTATTGGGGCTTGCGATTCTGCCACCGGCTTATGGGCTGATTGCTTGGGGAGCTATCGCGGGGCACTTACCCATATTACTACTAGGCACGATCATGGCTAGCAGCGCCTGTTACGGCTTTATTTACCTAGGCGGATTAAGTGGCGTGTTAGCCGTGGCTGGCCCATCTTCTACCCAAGCGAGCGCTGGATATTTTCTAATGGCCTACATTGGTTTCAGTATTCCTGTGGTCACAACGGGAGTGCTTATAGATGCCCTAGGGCATAACGCGGCATTAACGCTGTTTGGAGTTGCCTTATTGGGGGGAGTTGTCACAACACTCTGGTTAGTTATCCAGAATCAACGAGAGTACCGCCCAGTGCTAATGGATTAG
- a CDS encoding Glu/Leu/Phe/Val family dehydrogenase has translation MSDTKFAQQGMSFRESVEHMVDHAIDIMELEEGIGNALKVCQSVVQVSFPIDIDGKIEMFTGWRATHSDHRLPSKGGIRFAMMVDQDEVEALAALMTYKCAIVDVPFGGSKGGLIIDPSKYTQKQLEAITRRFARELINKGYLSPATNVPAPDMGTGPREMGWMVDTYRQMFPNDINYMGALTGKPVEHGGVRGRNEATGRGVQYALRELFRHPEEIKRCGLSGSLAGKRIVVQGLGNVGYHAAHFLQTEDDCLITAIIERDGALVNDNGLDVKAVREYIAETGGVKGYPAAEYQEDGSKVLERACDILIPAALEGVINAENAHHIQAPLIAEAANGPITYEADKILQQRGIEIIPDAYCNAGGVVVSYFEWIRNLNHVRFGRLDKRFHEARGQHIIRAIEESTGHKVPDHLADELARGADEFDLVRSGLDDTMRLALQEIIRTRNENPKVNDYRMAAYLIAIEKVARHYRDIGV, from the coding sequence ATGAGTGATACTAAGTTCGCCCAACAGGGTATGTCTTTTCGTGAAAGTGTTGAGCACATGGTGGATCACGCCATCGACATCATGGAGCTGGAAGAGGGCATTGGAAATGCTCTGAAGGTATGCCAGAGCGTGGTGCAGGTATCGTTTCCGATTGATATCGACGGCAAGATTGAAATGTTTACTGGCTGGCGAGCCACCCATAGTGATCATCGTCTGCCCTCAAAAGGCGGTATTCGTTTTGCGATGATGGTCGATCAGGACGAAGTCGAGGCATTGGCAGCGCTAATGACCTATAAATGCGCGATTGTCGACGTACCGTTTGGTGGTTCAAAGGGTGGGCTGATCATTGATCCGAGCAAGTACACTCAAAAACAGCTGGAAGCCATTACGCGGCGTTTCGCACGCGAGCTGATAAACAAAGGTTATCTAAGTCCTGCCACCAACGTACCTGCTCCCGATATGGGCACCGGACCGCGTGAAATGGGCTGGATGGTAGATACCTACCGCCAAATGTTCCCTAATGACATCAACTACATGGGGGCGTTAACCGGGAAGCCGGTCGAACATGGTGGCGTGCGAGGGCGCAACGAGGCGACCGGACGCGGGGTGCAGTATGCGTTGCGCGAACTTTTTCGCCACCCTGAAGAAATCAAGCGTTGTGGTCTGTCTGGCAGCTTGGCTGGCAAACGAATCGTGGTGCAGGGGTTAGGCAATGTGGGCTATCACGCCGCGCATTTTCTGCAAACCGAAGATGACTGCTTGATTACCGCGATCATTGAACGTGATGGCGCCTTGGTTAACGACAATGGTTTAGATGTTAAGGCCGTGCGTGAGTATATTGCTGAGACCGGTGGCGTTAAGGGATATCCGGCGGCTGAGTACCAAGAAGATGGCAGCAAGGTGTTAGAACGTGCCTGCGATATTCTTATTCCAGCGGCATTGGAAGGCGTTATCAATGCCGAGAATGCACACCATATCCAAGCGCCGCTTATTGCTGAAGCTGCCAATGGCCCGATTACCTATGAAGCAGATAAAATTCTTCAGCAGCGGGGGATTGAGATTATTCCCGATGCTTACTGCAACGCCGGTGGCGTAGTGGTTTCCTATTTTGAGTGGATTCGCAACCTGAATCACGTTCGCTTTGGCAGGCTCGATAAACGCTTCCATGAAGCACGTGGTCAGCACATTATTCGGGCGATTGAAGAATCAACGGGCCATAAGGTGCCAGATCATCTGGCTGATGAGCTAGCCCGCGGCGCCGACGAGTTTGATCTAGTACGTTCTGGTTTGGACGACACCATGCGTTTGGCGCTACAAGAGATCATTCGCACCCGTAATGAAAACCCGAAAGTTAACGACTACCGCATGGCGGCTTATCTGATTGCCATCGAGAAAGTTGCCCGCCACTATCGCGATATCGGTGTTTAA
- a CDS encoding aldehyde dehydrogenase family protein, whose amino-acid sequence MSSLHALYINGQWVDGESHITNVNPSDLADVIGDYAQASVAQVNEAINAARSGQREWAKSGLEQRYGVLMAIGDELMARKEELGCLLSREEGKPLAEGMGEVARSAQFFHYYAAEVLRQIDERVESVRPGVEVDTRREPVGVVGIISPWNFPMATAVWKIAPALAFGNAVIFKPANLVPASAWALTEIISRQTLPAGSFNLLMGSGGRVGEALITSPVINALTFTGSLEVGRRVAAATAGNLVKCQLEMGSKNALIVAEDADLDLAVEAAFNGAYSGTGQKCTASSRLIVHETIHDAFVDKLTARLAKAKVGPALEEGVQIGPVADARQLESNLHWIERGKADGAKLVFGGERVSCASQGFFMAPTLFVETTNEMAINREEVFGPIACVIKVADMDEAIATLNDTNFGLTAGIITDSLALATRFKAEAETGCVMVNLPTAGTDYHVPFGGRKDSSFGPREQGRYAREFYTVVKTCYVKA is encoded by the coding sequence ATGTCATCCCTCCACGCGCTCTATATCAACGGCCAGTGGGTCGATGGCGAAAGCCATATCACCAACGTCAATCCCTCGGATCTTGCTGATGTGATTGGTGACTATGCCCAGGCGAGTGTTGCCCAGGTTAACGAGGCAATCAATGCAGCTCGCAGTGGTCAGCGGGAGTGGGCCAAGAGCGGTTTGGAACAGCGCTATGGCGTGCTGATGGCAATCGGGGATGAGTTAATGGCGCGAAAGGAAGAGCTTGGCTGCCTGCTATCCCGTGAAGAAGGCAAGCCGCTGGCTGAAGGTATGGGCGAAGTGGCGCGTTCGGCGCAGTTTTTTCACTATTACGCCGCTGAAGTGCTGCGCCAGATTGATGAGCGGGTAGAGTCAGTCCGTCCTGGCGTTGAAGTTGATACACGCCGCGAGCCGGTAGGCGTGGTGGGCATTATCAGCCCGTGGAACTTCCCCATGGCTACCGCGGTGTGGAAGATCGCCCCAGCACTGGCCTTTGGTAATGCGGTTATTTTTAAGCCTGCCAATCTAGTACCGGCCAGCGCTTGGGCGCTGACCGAAATCATCAGTCGTCAAACACTGCCAGCGGGTTCCTTCAACCTACTGATGGGGAGTGGTGGTCGTGTTGGCGAGGCGCTGATCACAAGCCCAGTTATTAATGCGCTGACCTTTACCGGGTCGCTGGAAGTGGGGCGCCGGGTGGCGGCCGCTACCGCCGGTAATCTGGTCAAGTGTCAGTTGGAAATGGGCTCCAAGAACGCCCTGATTGTTGCTGAAGATGCCGATCTGGATCTAGCGGTGGAAGCGGCGTTTAACGGTGCCTATTCCGGTACGGGACAGAAGTGCACAGCGTCTTCACGGCTGATTGTTCATGAAACCATTCACGATGCGTTTGTGGACAAGCTGACTGCGCGGCTAGCGAAAGCCAAAGTCGGGCCAGCCCTGGAAGAAGGTGTGCAGATTGGGCCCGTCGCTGATGCCCGTCAGTTGGAGTCCAATCTTCATTGGATTGAACGTGGTAAAGCTGATGGCGCCAAACTGGTCTTTGGCGGTGAGCGGGTAAGTTGCGCCAGCCAAGGCTTCTTTATGGCCCCCACGCTGTTTGTGGAGACCACTAATGAGATGGCCATCAACCGCGAAGAGGTCTTCGGACCAATAGCCTGTGTGATCAAGGTCGCCGATATGGACGAGGCGATCGCTACCCTGAATGACACTAATTTCGGCCTAACCGCAGGCATTATTACTGACTCATTGGCGCTGGCGACTCGCTTTAAAGCCGAAGCCGAGACCGGCTGTGTGATGGTCAACCTGCCCACCGCTGGCACCGATTATCACGTGCCGTTCGGCGGACGGAAGGACTCCAGTTTCGGCCCCCGTGAGCAGGGGCGCTATGCGCGTGAGTTTTATACTGTAGTCAAGACTTGCTACGTGAAAGCGTGA
- a CDS encoding alpha/beta fold hydrolase, translating into MVPTTADSDTLSPEPNFQDRWVATPRGRLFARTWVTSHLRSDVPIVLLHDSLGCVDLWRSFPAALCAATQRRVIAYDRLGFGRSDACLTPPLLSFIDDEPFTSFAALQNAFQLTRFIALGHSVGGCMAVHCAGQYAEQCQGVITIAAQALNEPRTRHGIEEARAAFQMPEQFAKLEKYHGDKARWVLNGWIDTWLHPAFEHWSLIPALNRVHCPTLVLHGENDEYGSHRQPECIARNTRGSAHSEILPGVGHVPHREAEVVVVNYVREFIERLTP; encoded by the coding sequence ATGGTGCCAACTACTGCCGATTCTGACACACTCTCTCCTGAACCTAATTTTCAAGACCGTTGGGTAGCAACTCCGCGTGGTCGCCTGTTTGCTCGTACTTGGGTAACGTCTCATTTGCGCTCGGACGTGCCCATTGTCCTGCTCCATGACTCGTTAGGTTGTGTGGATTTATGGCGTAGCTTTCCAGCAGCGCTATGTGCGGCGACCCAGCGACGAGTGATTGCTTATGACCGTCTAGGGTTTGGGCGCTCCGATGCGTGCCTGACACCGCCACTGCTGAGCTTTATTGACGATGAACCCTTTACTAGTTTTGCAGCACTTCAGAACGCCTTTCAACTAACGCGTTTTATTGCGCTGGGGCATAGCGTCGGCGGTTGTATGGCGGTGCACTGTGCAGGACAGTATGCAGAGCAGTGCCAAGGAGTGATTACCATTGCAGCGCAGGCGTTAAACGAACCACGCACGCGACACGGTATTGAAGAGGCAAGGGCCGCGTTTCAAATGCCGGAACAATTTGCCAAATTAGAAAAGTATCACGGCGATAAAGCTCGTTGGGTACTGAATGGCTGGATAGACACGTGGTTGCATCCAGCGTTTGAACACTGGTCGCTTATTCCCGCTCTTAACCGCGTTCACTGCCCCACGCTAGTGCTTCATGGTGAAAATGATGAATATGGTTCGCACCGCCAACCTGAATGCATCGCTCGCAATACCCGTGGTTCTGCGCACAGTGAAATACTGCCGGGCGTTGGGCATGTGCCCCACCGTGAAGCGGAAGTAGTGGTTGTTAATTATGTTAGAGAATTTATTGAGCGGCTTACGCCATAA
- a CDS encoding BCCT family transporter: MNSPKDTGPAHGLAKFGDPVVLGLSGGFVILFVVLSLINLEGVAGAISAGFAWTAAVLGSYFQLLLLLTFFIAIGLAISPAASAKVGGLDTPELSTFKWLSIIMCTLLAGGGVFFAAGEPVYHFVVTPPAFDTEAGTVEAIAGALAQSFMHWGFLAWAVLGSLTAIVLAYWHYDRGLPLQPRTLLYPVLGERLMRSWVGGVVDACCVIAVVAGTVGPIGFLATQVSFGLHELFGLSSGYGTQLAILLVLGTVYVTSAATGIHRGIQLLSRFNVFLALAIAAVIFVFGPTLFFTNAYLQGFGVYISSFFAMATMTSETAPAWWMQWWTVFFFAWFIGYGPLMAIFVARISRGRTIRQMILAVAVMAPIATTVWFTLLGGAGIHYQLTGAIDLAEALNNFQFDVATLTVAQALPGGTLMALAILLLTTIFVATTGDSMSYAIAVVCTGHDEPHTAVRIFWGITMSLMAAILLYMGSGQIGVLQQFIVITAIPVSLVLLPSLWLGPKAAYAMAREQGLTTRKKVIVNE; encoded by the coding sequence ATGAACTCACCCAAAGACACAGGCCCTGCCCATGGGCTTGCTAAGTTCGGCGACCCGGTGGTACTCGGGCTTAGCGGCGGTTTTGTAATTCTTTTCGTGGTGCTTTCGTTAATCAATCTCGAGGGAGTCGCTGGGGCTATTTCAGCTGGTTTTGCCTGGACAGCGGCTGTGCTGGGTTCGTATTTCCAACTGCTATTGCTACTGACGTTCTTTATTGCCATTGGCTTGGCAATTTCGCCAGCAGCCAGCGCTAAGGTGGGTGGTCTGGATACGCCCGAGCTGAGCACCTTTAAATGGCTTTCTATCATTATGTGCACCCTGCTGGCGGGCGGCGGCGTATTTTTTGCTGCAGGAGAACCGGTGTATCACTTCGTGGTTACACCGCCCGCCTTCGACACTGAAGCTGGTACGGTGGAAGCCATTGCCGGTGCGCTAGCGCAGTCATTTATGCACTGGGGCTTTCTGGCCTGGGCGGTACTTGGCTCGCTGACGGCTATTGTGTTGGCTTACTGGCACTATGACCGCGGCCTACCACTTCAGCCACGTACCTTGCTTTACCCAGTGCTGGGCGAGCGGTTGATGCGTAGCTGGGTCGGTGGTGTCGTAGATGCCTGCTGTGTCATTGCCGTAGTCGCAGGCACCGTTGGCCCCATTGGCTTTCTGGCGACCCAGGTCAGTTTTGGCCTGCATGAGCTGTTTGGGTTGAGTTCAGGTTATGGCACCCAGTTGGCCATTCTGTTGGTACTGGGCACTGTCTATGTCACTTCTGCCGCGACCGGTATCCATCGTGGTATTCAGCTGCTCAGCCGTTTCAATGTGTTTCTGGCCCTTGCAATCGCTGCCGTGATCTTTGTATTTGGCCCAACGCTGTTCTTTACCAATGCTTACCTGCAAGGCTTTGGTGTCTACATCAGCTCCTTTTTCGCCATGGCGACCATGACCTCGGAAACTGCGCCGGCTTGGTGGATGCAGTGGTGGACTGTGTTCTTTTTCGCTTGGTTTATTGGCTACGGCCCACTAATGGCGATTTTCGTGGCACGTATTTCCCGTGGTCGCACTATTCGTCAGATGATTCTAGCAGTGGCGGTTATGGCGCCCATTGCGACTACCGTCTGGTTTACTCTGCTGGGTGGTGCCGGTATCCACTATCAGCTAACCGGAGCGATTGACTTGGCCGAGGCGCTCAATAACTTCCAGTTTGATGTGGCCACCTTGACGGTTGCACAGGCGCTACCGGGTGGCACCCTAATGGCTCTGGCAATTTTGCTATTAACGACCATCTTTGTGGCTACCACGGGTGACTCAATGAGCTACGCCATTGCTGTGGTTTGTACTGGTCATGATGAGCCACACACAGCTGTGCGCATTTTTTGGGGGATCACTATGTCGTTAATGGCCGCGATCCTGCTTTACATGGGCTCCGGTCAAATCGGTGTTCTGCAGCAATTTATCGTGATTACCGCCATTCCCGTTTCGCTGGTGCTGTTGCCATCTCTGTGGTTAGGGCCAAAAGCGGCCTATGCCATGGCACGTGAACAGGGACTGACGACGCGCAAGAAGGTGATCGTTAATGAGTAA